A stretch of DNA from Myxocyprinus asiaticus isolate MX2 ecotype Aquarium Trade chromosome 32, UBuf_Myxa_2, whole genome shotgun sequence:
AGGCTTATAAGACACCGACGGAGTTACGCAACCACAGCCGTTCACACACAGGAGAGAAACCTTTTGTTTGCACCGACTGCGGCAAGGCATTTATGCAGGCCATTTGTCTGCGTATCCACATGACGCAGCACAGCGGCGAGAGGCCTCACTCCTGCCCTCATTGCTCTAAGAGCTATCCCACATTATCTAAGCTCAAAGTGCATCAACGATCGCACACGGGAGAGAAGCCTTACTTTTGCGCAGAGTGCGGGAAGAGTTTCGCCGACCCCTCTGTGTACCGCAAGCATCGGCGCAATCACCAAGGCCACCGCCCATATTCCTGCAGTCAGTGCGGTAAAACGTACACAGAGCTGAAGGACTTGAAGAACCATGAGCGCTCGCACACGGGGGAGAAGCCTTACCTGTGCTCCGACTGTGGGAAAGCCTTCTCCCGGTCATCCTCTTTGGCCTGCCACTTGCGAATCCACTCTAAGAGCAAGCCTTACCAGTGTGAGCAGTGCGGGAAAGGTTTTACTCAGCTTTCCTCGTACCAGTCCCACCTCCGCACACATTCAGGCGAAAAGCCTTTCCTTTGTCCACAGTGTGGCAAGATGTTTTCAGATCCCTCTAGTTTCCGCCGACACCAGAGGGCGCATCAAGGTTTCAAGCCCTACCCCTGTGATAAGTGCACCAAGAGGTTTCGGCAGCCTGCCGACCTGGCAGTGCATCAGCGCGTGCATTCCGGTCAGCGGCCGTACAAATGCCAAAGCTGTGATAAGGCTTTTGTTGCTTCTTGGGATTTGCGGCGACACATGCTGGTTCACACCGGGCTGCGGCCTTTCTCCTGCACTGAGTGCGGCAAGTCCTTCGCAGAACGCTCCAGTCTGAACAAACACAGGAGGGTGCATTCTGGGGAGCGTCCCTTCAAATGCCAGCAGTGCTTCAAATCGTTTGTGGTGTCCTCTAGTTTGCACAAACATGAGAGGACACACTTAACAGAGAGGCCTGTGCAGGACCAGCCCACCCCTGAACCTGCCCAAGTGTTTCCCCCCACCCTCCCCCAGTTCTCATGCTCTCACTGTGATATGATATTTGGGACCTGGGAGGAAGTGCAGGCCCATTCCAGCCTTCACACTATCTCTCCCCCGACTGATTCTACAGTTTCAGCTTTACCTGACAGTCAGTTTGTTTGTGTGACCTGCCAGATAGAGTTTGCTCAGCTGGCTGATCTACAAGCACATGTGAAATTGCACCCTAAGCCACGACCCCACATTTGCGACAACTGTGGTAAAGGTTTTCTGAATAAAGCTGGGCTTCGCAAACATCAGCGCATCCACTCAACAAGTCGGCCCCATTGCTGTGCTGTTTGCGGGAAGGCTTTTCTCTTTGCTGCCTATCTTCGCAAACATTTGCGCACTCATCGCAAAACTGAATCCTCATCCTCCCTGCCACAAATGGACATAGCACACACCCAACCCCTACCATCCCCACCAAGTGCGCCATCACCTTCAGCATCTGAGCCCACTGCTATTTCACTGTCTGTTCCTATGACTGTGCCTATGTCGACATTTCAAGCAATGTCATCCCATGCATATATAAAGGAGGAGGGGCTCTGAAATTATTGCTGACTGTGTCAGCTGCTTTGAACATCTCAACAATGTTCAAATTTTTGTAATTGCTGTTCTGTATTAATACAACTAAGATCCAGAAAATCAactaaatttcatttttaaaggaGATCAAATCTTTCAATGCATTAAAGAGACAATTAGtgactattaaagggatagttaacccaaaaagaaaaaatctggcatcatttactcaccctcatgttgtttcaaaccagcaTTATGTTATAGCCATggtcttttttccatataatgaaagtgaatgtgactgaggctaaaatctCCCACAGAACCCACAAAAGAagatcaaatgggtttggaacgacatgagggtgagtaaatgatggcagaatttttcttttttggtgaactatccctttaataggcactaattgtttttagattgcgtagatttatttattatataaggTATGTCCGTATCATGTTGCACTTCTGTATCAAAACCACAGGTTTAATCTGATATGTTTGTACACTTGCAATAAgtgtaatatttaaatgaatattttagtCAAGAGACTAGACATCATgacttatttaaataaataaaataaaaaaattccatcaGCTGACTGCACAAAATTCTGTACTTTACCAGTTTGTTAATAGCTAtgatttgaatgctttttaatgcACCAAGCTGCAGAATGTGTGATGGTAAAAATATATGAGAGTTATGACTTTCTGAACATGTTATGCTTTTATTACAGTAAACTCCAATAAACAAATCTCCTCTTGTGTCTTCACTTGTACCCCAGTGTCTGCATTTTTCCTTGATTTATTGTGTATGCCTTAAAACAAAATTCCCCTCAGGGATTAATAATGTTGTATTGTAAATTAAATTTAGGCAATTTGGTATAGATTTTAAGTTATTTGAAGATTTAAAGTGTCATTCCACTAACCATTTGAATTTAATTTAGGTGTCAGTTAAGAAAATCACCTTAAAgtccctgtgaaatcaaaatgaaagttttgctgcttttagtctatATTTATTCCAGTTAAGGTCatcaatatgctagtgtacttccaaatgctgacaaaatttgttttcagaagatataagcatttcaaatcagcagtctctctcttctggctTGACAGACCGAGGCACAGTCATAATGATGCCTGAGAAACtttgtccagtcaaatgcttTCTAAAATAAGAACACTCCCTCCCCCAAGTGTGTCTGGCTGTTTTCTAACTGGCGCTGATCATACCTTCGCAGGGTACTTCGAAAGGAGCACAATCCATTCTGTAGGCCcaattccaaacagattttccgataagaatcgcttaaaaattagttttgacttACCATTATCACCTTTTAGCCTTCTGAAGccctcacagtggagggtaattgtcttcgtatggaatagggcataggaatgATGTCTTCTAAATAAGACACGCTGACGCTGAAGCTGGACGAAAGTTGAGCTGGAGTTTACTTGGATATACCgctcgagtaagtgttctttattctttatgcttagtgtattgtgattcaaaacgtgtATACATTAGCTTCTACTCGCTTGTTTCACATTCATCTGTATTtgcacaatggccccagcattgtCCTAACGCAAACAAAGTCCCCGGCCTAAATATTTTTCTCCTTCGATAAgccgtttcactcggaaatacgtcacaatacagtaataaagtcGGAACTTCCGTTTCATGGCAACTTTAAGAAGTAGGGATACACGATATATTGGCGGAcgatatattattggccgataaccaGGAAAATCAAAAGATTATTATTGCACCGATAATCGAATTACTGCCGATCTTTTTGCCGATGATttgttactgtttatttgcttgcggctgagaatctctgactgcctggGGCTCATTTAATTcagaggggtattccagaaagcaaggttAACTTACCATAACATAAACCCTGAACGCTCGGGTTAATTAACCCAAAACTTGCTAACTCATGGTATGTGGGTTCCAGAACACCTGCGCGTGGATAGTTCACTCAACCGTGAGTTTGAAACTCTGAGTTTGTGCGTTTTCACAGGGAACTCAGAAAGGCATTCACAGCAGATCGCCGAATTCTCGAGTCACAATGGAAACAGACACTAAGAAGAAAGGCGCACCATATTTCCGTGAGGCAGAACATGAAGTATTAATGACTGCATACGAGCATTACTTCATCTTCACTCGTAATAGCGGTAGGAGCTGCATCggtttaggactgagagtttgcttgacaaagtatactgaatcattgtgtgaatttttaaattaataaaactacaaAGTTTTTCCGTACATGTAAATGCATAATTCAACACTAATATTAGACCTCTCTTGcatacattaatgtttaataggtcaacttcattataaatataacatGATAATAGGCCACGggtttactatatattttattttaagatacaTTTTACTGGTATTTACCATGTTctgtgcatgctaattttattttactgtatgtcatgtgaactgaatgtatttcctttatttttaataccatttgatgtaccTAGTTTAACATTGGGGTTTCTAAAAATTTAGAATCATAACACCTTTAAATTCCCGTAATTGCTGATGGTCTAAGTGTACTAATAGAAcatttctggggggggggggcctgagtagctcagcaagtattgacgctgactaccacccctggagtcccagttcgaatccagtgtgtgctgagtgactccagccagatctcctaagcaaccaaattgggtaggttgctagggagggtagagtcacatggggtaacttcctcgtcgctataatgtgtggtgagttttgcgtggatgccggagaatggtgtgaagcctccacacatgctatgtctccgcagtaacgcactcaacaagccacgtgataagatgcacggattgacggtctcagacacggaggcaactgagattcatcccctgccacccggattgaggcgagtcactacgcctccacgaggacatagagcgcattgggaattgggcattccaaattggggagaaaaaaatataccCTTTTTAaattgtaggatctcccacagATGTCATCATTTTTCATAGATTGGATGTAAAGTAGGACACACAAGATTATtcataagatgaagatctgctgtaacagagaATGATGGAGGCCCACAGAGCTATGTGTCCATTATGTCCTTTTATTATTTGGTGTGGCAATAAAACTTGTTTGTTGTCTTGTCCCCTAAAAGGCAATGGCTGTGCAGTCTCATGTAGAGGGTCCATCTGCCTCTATCAACtttgtactgaataaaatgatgttgttttaattgaagatcatgtgtctgattatacattatagatgttcatgatctcagcatAAGGGAAAAGTAATGCTCATCTCTTCCTAGTTGTAAAGGAAACTGTAAAAGGTCCATATTGAAAGGCAGATTAAACATGTAATTTAGAGAAGGACCATAGCTTCTAATGGAGTtgaggaggctgagcatcagaaagacatcttttcattgaatcacttGACCACCAGCTAAAGTAGGGCACTGTAGGTtactctaaatgacagcatgtctcatttatattttcagataataaagagagtacaatgaacaagtctggaaatTTGTGCATTTATACGTACAGTACATAAATTAAAGTGATAAGAAATCAAATATCTAACCTCTATGC
This window harbors:
- the znf668 gene encoding zinc finger protein 668, whose translation is MASPTTEQYTPPPSENEPGKEQDDLSEQPTRRRGKGRTPKTLHTFKCSVCQEAFTSPSALQSHKQSAHCKEKQQQYTCAQCTKTFTSWAQLSKHQRSHSSQRPFQCPQCHKAYKTPTELRNHSRSHTGEKPFVCTDCGKAFMQAICLRIHMTQHSGERPHSCPHCSKSYPTLSKLKVHQRSHTGEKPYFCAECGKSFADPSVYRKHRRNHQGHRPYSCSQCGKTYTELKDLKNHERSHTGEKPYLCSDCGKAFSRSSSLACHLRIHSKSKPYQCEQCGKGFTQLSSYQSHLRTHSGEKPFLCPQCGKMFSDPSSFRRHQRAHQGFKPYPCDKCTKRFRQPADLAVHQRVHSGQRPYKCQSCDKAFVASWDLRRHMLVHTGLRPFSCTECGKSFAERSSLNKHRRVHSGERPFKCQQCFKSFVVSSSLHKHERTHLTERPVQDQPTPEPAQVFPPTLPQFSCSHCDMIFGTWEEVQAHSSLHTISPPTDSTVSALPDSQFVCVTCQIEFAQLADLQAHVKLHPKPRPHICDNCGKGFLNKAGLRKHQRIHSTSRPHCCAVCGKAFLFAAYLRKHLRTHRKTESSSSLPQMDIAHTQPLPSPPSAPSPSASEPTAISLSVPMTVPMSTFQAMSSHAYIKEEGL